In a single window of the Mobula hypostoma chromosome 29, sMobHyp1.1, whole genome shotgun sequence genome:
- the LOC134339482 gene encoding histone chaperone asf1b-like: MRLAGGAQCESGGGQREGGDRPLEEEGETRRRIAGTPGSHTSQFFSSFPPPPAFAMAKVQVLNVVVLDNPSPFNNPFQFEITFECIEDLPDDLEWKIIYVGSAESEEHDQVLDSVLVGPVPAGRHMFVFQADAPNASLIPDADAVGVTVVLITCTYRDQEFIRVGYYVNNEYTDPELKENPPMKPDYAKLQRNILASNPRVTRFHINWEGVSEKMEDIENVDPSSNAMLPPSCTPLKGLGAGSGLSIVPENSMDCM, translated from the exons ATGAGGTTGGCGGGAGGCGCGCAATGTGAGAGCGGCGGCGGGCAAAGGGAAGGCGGAGATCGGCCTCTGGAAGAGGAGGGGGAAACCAGGCGGCGGATCGCGGGGACCCCGGGTAGCCACACTTCTCAGTTCTTTTCTtctttccccccgccccccgcgtTCGCTATGGCCAAAGTGCAGGTGCTGAACGTGGTGGTGCTGGACAACCCATCTCCCTTCAACAACCCCTTCCAGTTCGAGATCACCTTCGAGTGCATCGAGGACCTGCCGGACG ATCTGGAGTGGAAAATCATATACGTGGGCTCTGCGGAGAGCGAGGAGCACGACCAGGTGCTGGACTCGGTGTTGGTGGGACCCGTCCCGGCCGGGCGTCATATGTTTGTGTTTCAG GCTGATGCTCCAAATGCAAGTCTTATCCCAGATGCTGATGCAGTTGGTGTGACTGTGGTGCTCATCACATGCACGTATAGAGATCAAGAGTTTATTCGTGTTGGGTATTATGTAAATAATGAATACACTGATCCTGAATTAAAGGAGAACCCACCAATGAAACCAGACTATGCCAAA CTCCAGCGAAATATTTTGGCTTCAAACCCAAGAGTTACGAGATTCCACATCAACTGGGAAGGTGTCAGTGAGAAAATGGAAGATATTGAAAATGTTGACCCAAGTTCGAATGCAATGCTTCCACCCAGCTGTACACCCCTGAAGGGACTTGGGGCAGGAAGTGGACTAAGTATAGTTCCAGAGAACTCCATGGACTGCATGTAA